In Pyxidicoccus trucidator, a single genomic region encodes these proteins:
- a CDS encoding DUF4038 domain-containing protein encodes MTSSKQCWQAWLGAVALVGLGACGGDDLEETAAGGEEASVAAAPLTLADYPIKASADQRLLVTATGAPFRYVADTPWALPSKLSQADVKAYFDDRQAKGFNTVQVMLLPMLSQWTKNFYGDEPFNGRNPASPAISPVATTDPTDTSGYDYWDHVEWVIDEAGRRGIQVGAAVSWYGYGGRDWRPYMTTSAATAYGTFLGQRFGGKPHLFWILGGDNNPVGDAAAVPAGMDTSDRVEATNAMANAIRANEAVRHLMSYHAKRRTSSATYFASQAWHTVHFAYSAENTHSNVLTDYNRTPVRPVVMPEAYYDARTGTPILDRRRLRAQAWWSYLSGAVGFAYGHENVWDMDSAWKPGLGAASATDIQRLHTFLNGYRTHLLRPDHRSGNTVKLLSTGYGSSTTNGGLDFGVSATASDGSFGLAYLPTTRSDLVVNLAALGSSSVTLSWWNPGVGGAKTPIGTFAGTGTRALTWPSGYSDAVLVVERAGTTPPPGSLYRAINLGGPALTIDGRSWEASSGAANVTTSGTRFEDQSIPLVPATDAARAQMIRSCIYSTSAAVTMGAMPSGTYDVYLYVWEDNATKTFDIRAEGVLVQDDYVSGAPGQWKRLGPWGVSVTDGALNVVTSGGTANLSGIEVYHH; translated from the coding sequence GTGACTTCATCGAAGCAGTGCTGGCAGGCGTGGCTTGGCGCCGTGGCCCTCGTGGGGCTGGGCGCGTGTGGTGGAGATGACCTGGAGGAGACAGCGGCGGGAGGCGAGGAGGCCTCCGTCGCAGCGGCACCGCTGACGCTGGCGGACTACCCCATCAAGGCGAGCGCGGACCAGCGCTTGCTCGTCACCGCCACGGGGGCGCCCTTCCGGTACGTCGCGGACACGCCGTGGGCGCTGCCGTCCAAGCTGAGCCAGGCGGACGTGAAGGCGTACTTCGATGACCGCCAGGCGAAGGGCTTCAACACCGTGCAGGTGATGCTGCTGCCGATGCTGAGCCAGTGGACGAAGAACTTCTACGGCGACGAGCCCTTCAACGGGCGCAACCCTGCGTCGCCGGCCATCTCCCCGGTGGCGACGACGGACCCCACGGACACCAGCGGCTACGACTACTGGGACCATGTGGAGTGGGTCATCGACGAGGCCGGCAGGCGCGGCATCCAGGTGGGGGCGGCGGTGTCCTGGTACGGCTATGGCGGCCGGGACTGGCGCCCGTACATGACGACCAGCGCGGCCACCGCCTACGGCACCTTCCTGGGCCAGCGCTTCGGTGGCAAGCCGCACCTCTTCTGGATTCTGGGCGGCGACAACAACCCCGTGGGTGACGCCGCGGCCGTGCCAGCGGGAATGGACACGAGCGACCGCGTAGAGGCCACCAACGCGATGGCCAACGCCATCCGCGCCAACGAGGCCGTGCGTCACCTGATGTCGTACCACGCGAAGCGGCGGACCTCGTCCGCGACGTACTTCGCCAGCCAGGCGTGGCACACCGTGCACTTCGCCTACTCGGCGGAGAATACGCACAGCAACGTGCTCACCGACTACAACCGCACCCCGGTGCGGCCGGTGGTGATGCCGGAGGCGTACTACGACGCGCGCACGGGCACGCCCATCCTCGACCGTCGCCGGCTGCGCGCGCAGGCGTGGTGGTCCTATCTCAGCGGCGCCGTGGGCTTCGCCTATGGCCATGAGAATGTCTGGGATATGGACTCGGCCTGGAAGCCGGGCCTGGGGGCGGCCTCCGCCACGGACATCCAGCGGCTCCACACGTTCCTCAACGGCTACCGGACGCACCTGCTTCGGCCGGACCACCGCAGCGGCAACACCGTGAAGCTGCTGTCCACCGGCTACGGCAGCTCCACCACCAACGGCGGGCTGGACTTCGGCGTGTCCGCCACGGCGAGCGATGGCTCCTTCGGGCTCGCGTACCTGCCGACGACGCGCTCGGACCTCGTCGTCAACCTCGCGGCCCTGGGCTCGAGCAGCGTCACCCTGTCCTGGTGGAACCCGGGCGTGGGCGGCGCGAAGACGCCCATTGGCACCTTCGCCGGGACGGGGACGCGGGCGCTCACGTGGCCCTCGGGCTACTCGGACGCGGTGCTCGTGGTGGAGCGCGCTGGCACCACGCCGCCGCCGGGCTCGCTGTACCGCGCCATCAACCTGGGCGGGCCGGCGCTCACCATCGACGGGCGGAGCTGGGAGGCCAGCAGCGGCGCGGCCAACGTCACCACCTCCGGCACGCGCTTCGAGGACCAGAGCATCCCGCTGGTACCCGCCACGGACGCGGCCCGCGCGCAGATGATTCGCTCGTGCATCTACAGCACCAGCGCGGCGGTGACGATGGGCGCGATGCCCTCCGGCACCTATGACGTGTACCTGTACGTCTGGGAGGACAACGCGACGAAGACGTTCGACATCCGCGCCGAGGGCGTCCTCGTCCAGGACGACTACGTGAGCGGCGCCCCCGGACAGTGGAAGCGGCTGGGGCCGTGGGGGGTGTCCGTCACGGATGGCGCGCTGAACGTGGTCACCTCGGGCGGCACCGCGAACCTGTCGGGCATCGAGGTCTACCACCACTGA
- a CDS encoding M23 family metallopeptidase has translation MSPESRPHRRFSRRSILCAGSVAAGFAAFGGAGALASVALAGEVIINPFAGYPTSDGWWDHINRGSLGGIDYVMGVGTPLRACASGQLLIDWNNGTGGYTATLVMANGMRSQYLHLSGFNGGERLVKQGDIVGYSGGAAGAPGSGSSTGPHLHWHLVTSGGTRVNPLDYIGASSGGIGGGLPLEDRRLGHLGTAGGWAHLLSNLVLPGNTTYGAFSPGAGQSPRAMANVDGVMKLVYADSNGWTTMSSGLAMAPGAPLTVLRTPANASAQIFTLEGGRLWHTFDGNGWRKLPSSVTVSGNCTFSMAANGTALHGLFNDNGRLFHVWADGSGWHKGDTGVNLQPGADLVAVIQPDGSLQGLSLEYGRVHHIFGANGKWNRIPTTAALPTGTPIAGRAGNGWPQLVANNNGDITHVWGTSSGWRCVPTGRTTNPGRRISLVEDVASAPLVGLTL, from the coding sequence ATGTCCCCCGAGTCCCGTCCCCATCGCCGATTCTCCCGGCGCTCCATTCTGTGTGCCGGCAGCGTCGCGGCCGGCTTCGCCGCCTTCGGTGGGGCTGGAGCGCTGGCCAGCGTCGCCCTCGCCGGCGAGGTAATCATCAACCCGTTCGCTGGTTACCCGACCTCGGATGGGTGGTGGGACCACATCAACCGCGGCTCCTTGGGCGGCATCGACTATGTGATGGGTGTTGGCACGCCGCTCCGGGCCTGCGCCTCGGGGCAACTCCTTATCGACTGGAACAACGGCACGGGCGGATACACCGCGACCCTCGTGATGGCCAACGGCATGAGGAGCCAGTACCTCCACCTGTCAGGCTTCAACGGCGGCGAACGCCTGGTCAAGCAGGGCGACATCGTCGGGTACTCCGGCGGTGCCGCCGGTGCGCCCGGCTCCGGGTCCTCGACCGGTCCTCACCTGCACTGGCACCTGGTGACCTCCGGCGGCACCCGGGTGAACCCGCTCGACTACATCGGCGCCAGCAGCGGCGGCATCGGTGGCGGTCTGCCGCTGGAGGATCGGCGCCTCGGTCATCTCGGCACCGCGGGTGGCTGGGCCCACCTGCTCAGCAACCTTGTCCTGCCGGGCAACACGACGTACGGGGCGTTCTCGCCGGGCGCCGGGCAGTCGCCGCGCGCCATGGCGAATGTCGACGGCGTGATGAAGCTGGTCTACGCCGACAGCAACGGCTGGACCACGATGAGCAGCGGCCTGGCGATGGCCCCGGGGGCTCCGCTCACCGTGCTGCGGACCCCGGCCAATGCATCGGCCCAGATCTTCACCCTCGAGGGCGGACGGCTCTGGCACACCTTCGACGGCAACGGTTGGAGGAAGCTCCCGTCGTCGGTGACCGTGTCGGGCAACTGCACCTTCTCGATGGCGGCCAACGGGACCGCCCTTCATGGTCTGTTCAACGACAACGGTCGGCTGTTCCATGTCTGGGCTGACGGTTCCGGCTGGCACAAGGGCGACACCGGGGTGAACCTGCAGCCCGGCGCCGACCTGGTCGCGGTCATCCAGCCGGACGGCAGCCTGCAGGGCCTGTCGCTGGAGTACGGCCGGGTGCACCACATCTTCGGGGCGAACGGGAAGTGGAACCGGATACCGACCACGGCGGCCCTGCCGACCGGGACGCCGATCGCCGGCCGCGCCGGCAACGGCTGGCCGCAGCTGGTCGCCAACAACAACGGTGATATCACCCACGTCTGGGGCACCTCGTCGGGCTGGAGGTGCGTGCCGACCGGAAGGACGACGAACCCGGGACGGCGGATCAGCCTGGTCGAGGATGTTGCCTCGGCCCCGTTGGTCGGCCTGACTCTCTGA